One window of the Corvus moneduloides isolate bCorMon1 chromosome 10, bCorMon1.pri, whole genome shotgun sequence genome contains the following:
- the MRPL47 gene encoding 39S ribosomal protein L47, mitochondrial, with product MAAAAAMAALGRGLTAALRLPRARPELPGMVLNLYHKNLRKIEPLHQVKFLHTTVSQRGLEEFFDDPGNWGEKSVKSGDSWNIKQLRGKSSEDLHKLWYVLLKEKNMLLTLEQESKRQRKPMPSPERLEKVETSMKNIDLVVREREIALRLLQTGHEKPVPGEWRHDFLGRTFWYSYKEWPIPWHLNKKHKKKRFYYLPHVNHFIRLRLEKALRKRARQQNLERTRQKVLERKFPDLAVKSQSQ from the exons atggcggcggccgcggccatGGCCGCTCTGGGCCGGGGCCTCACGGCCGCGCTCCGACTGCCCCGGGCTCGGCCGGAACTCCCCGG AATGGTGCTGAATCTGTACCACAAGAACCTACGAAAAATTGAGCCCCTCCATCAGGTGAAGTTCCTGCACACAACTGTGTCTCAGAGGGGTCTGGAGGAGTTTTTTGATGATCCAggaaactggggggaaaaaagtgtaaAGTCTG GGGATTCATGGAATATAAAGCAGCTCAGGGGCAAGAGTAGTGAAGACCTGCACAAACTTTG GTATGTcctgctgaaagaaaagaacatgCTCTTAACTTTAGAGCAAGAATCCAAACGACAGCGCAAGCCTATGCCCAGTCCAGAACGATTAGAAAAG GTAGAAACGTCTATGAAAAATATAGACTTGGttgtcagagaaagagaaattgctCTGAGGCTTTTACAAACGGGCCATGAAAAGCCAGTCCCTGGCGAGTGGAGACATGACTTCTTGGGACGCACCTTCTG GTACAGTTACAAGGAATGGCCAATACCGTGGCACTTgaacaaaaaacacaaaaagaagagattCTATTACTTACCTCATGTGAATCACTTCATCAg ACTCAGACTTGAAAAAGCTTTACGGAAAAGGGCAAGGCAGCAAAACCTGGAGAGGACGAGGCAGAAGGTCTTGGAAAGGAAGTTCCCTGACCTTGCTGTGAAATCCCAGAGCCAGTAA